In the Hevea brasiliensis isolate MT/VB/25A 57/8 chromosome 8, ASM3005281v1, whole genome shotgun sequence genome, TGCTGGAGATCTGAAGTGACTATTACTACTTTAGCAATCAGTTAAAACATAAAAACCAACAAAGTAACGCCATGTCCATCAATAACATCAACAGCTTGCTATTCCAAAATTTTGAATTCTCAAGAAAAACAGGCTCCAGTTCAATCTTGGGCAAGAAATAGTTGTTCACAGATTTCTGCATTACATAATGCTCACTACCATCTCTATGAAAGCACAAATTGAGTAGAGAATGAGTAACACAAAACCTAAGACCTAggcttttcctttttctctttgaATAGTGCCAGAAGAGAGACACCAGAAACCTTCACAACCTTGAACCTGACACCAGGAATATCTCCAACGGCATGCCCCTTCCGTCCAAATCCAGCAATCAATACTTCATCCTGTGCCAATCAGCTCTTATTAGGTCTCGCACAAAAGAGAAATCCAACAATAATCTAGCAGGAATAATGCATTCCAAGCCTGCATAAATAAAGCATAGGCAGAATATCCTGAAATGTATATGCATGGAAAATTGCACAGGAAatagagcaaaaaaaaaaaaaagatatagaaACTCCTTCCCAAAAGAACCAAAATTTTGAAAGCAAAATCCTTAATGTTATTAGAGGAGGgtgttattaaaattttatggGAGATAAcaaagactagcaaaataagtTGAAGACAATAGTCATATGGGAGGAATCAATGCAGTGTTtgcatatacatatatacataatttgtgtttatatatatatatatatatatatatatatatatatatatatatatatatatatatatattcttcctTAAGAAACTTTCCACTTCTTTTAAACATTGAAAACTTACATTTTCCTCAATGTAGTTCAAGCAACCATCATTGGGTACAAAAGCAGCAATCTTCTTCCCATTCTTGATCAGCTGAACACGAGCACATTTTCTGATAGCAGAGTTTGGCTGCTTAGCTTCAATTCCACTGCATAAGCCAATGAGAGAATATTCTATAAGCATTGTCTATATGGGGCACATATTATTAAAGCAAGACAAAAGGAGAAATAAGTCTCACATTTTTTCTAGAACAATGCCTTTGGCATGGGATGACCCAGCAAAAGGTTTCTTCCACTCATTCCCAAGATGGGACTTCTTGTAAGCCTTGTCAGCCCACCTCTGCCTCCTACGGTGGGATTTCAGCTTACGAGCAGCTCCCATTCCCCTTGTTTTCCTGCATTAAATTCACATATCATAAGATTCTACTTGCCCATAATATGGATGAAGAGACTAATAAAAGTAAACACAAACCTTACCAAACAGTAAGCTAAAAAGCTTGAATATGGGACAAACACATTCAACTGAAAATAATTGGCCACAGACCAAGTCTTACTACATATGATTAACCATCATAGGCGACTTTTAAGCATTCAAAATCCATGGAGGCTACTTCTAAATATTCAAAATCTATGGAGGAAAACCGCATTTAAAAGGAGGATTATACACTTAAAAAAAGCACTAACATTAACATAGTGGCAGCTAAGAATAAATCATCTAACACAAATACTTATCAAATTAAAAGATAATTAACGCAGTTCAAATAATGAAATTTCAGGTTGTTTGCAACAGCATTCTTTACTGTTTTCCGCTGTTTTCTCAGAAACCAACCAACACAAAGCAGATTCGGAAGAATTAAAACACCAGTCTCAGAAGCTAAAATCAATTAAAACCAGTAAAAGAacaaattgaaaaataacaattaGAAGAGAAAGTAGAAGATAATCGAACCCCATTATGGCTGCGAATCAGAGGCTGAAGGAGAGAGCTTGATGGGCAGAGAAAGAAGCCGGCCAAGTGACAACTAACCCTAATTTCCATCTATGCCTGGAGCTATATAGTTAGGTCTGCCTAGTTCTGTGTTCTTTTACGGTTCTGCCCTTGTTAGTTTTCGTGCCATTCATCCAACGGTTCCTGTTTAATGGGTTCTTGTAGCTATTTTCGGATTACAATTGCCGGCTTAATTAGGGTTGTGCATACTTTGAATCTAatccaattaaaataattaaaaatttaagttaataaataataataatcttcGTTACTcactttaaatattttatttaaaatatattttttaatttatgaatcaaattaaaaattaattatttaataaaattatttaaaaataatttttaaataatttaaatgattaattaaaatatatttaaaaataatttaattaattaaattatcaaaaaaaAATATGTAACTAAGTgtataattgttaaaataaaaataatgataatatttttaaaaattattaagataatataattttttattttattatttattaattttaaaataaaaagatgcacgaagccaaaaaaaaaaagaaaaactaaaaTGAAAGGCTAAAGCCCACAAACAGCCAAAGTCTACAATCAGAAACCCTAAAGATTTGGGTGGCTCCAACTGGCGGAGGAAGACCAAAAGCAGAAGAAATCACGCGCCGCACCACCACGCCGTCGAGTCAAACTGCAGCCAGGAGAAGATCgttctcactgaagcactagggAAGAAGATTCAATGGTACAGCAAATTACACGTTATATTACATAATATtcataaaactaaaaaaaaaagtcataaaTTAAAAAACTGATGATCAAATTTTTTAGTTTTTCTAAGTAAAATAGATAAATCAAAtcgaaaaattaattttttttaaataaaaactaaCTAAATCGAATCAAACTAATTGAAAATCCAATATCAAACTCCTTCGCTCCCAGCTGCATCCTAGACCCATGGTAAAAGAAAATCAGCCTGCTGATGTCTTTTCAATTTGCTAAAAGCATGGGCATCTTGCGATTCATATTGTGCATTGCAACAAAAGCAATGAAGAAGTACCAAATGCTACCCTACCTGGCTATGTTTCTGGATCGTGAAGCAATGTTTGGCCAATTAACACCTTCTTAATCATCAATGACGTTCAAATTAGTAAAATGGAGAATATAAAATCCAGTTGATTCCTAGACAGAATTGGGAACGGTGGATTGGTTCTACAGAGAGTTTGGTCTCGGACTCAATCGATTCGGCCGTTGTAGAGAAATTCCTCTGATCCATTGCATCCAATTTCTCTTCAGGAGATATGATCTTTAAGAGATAAAAGGATTATTGTTCACCTCTTTTGGGCCCTTTTCCCCCCTTTTATGTGATTGCCATTATATATAGCTACTAAGATGATTGTTCATCTGTTCAATTTTGATGGTTATATAATTTTCTCACTAAGCATGGAATACgagagaaaattcaaaaatttgacaCTATTTGACTTGTggagtatttttttttattatattactttaaaaaaaaaattgagtttgagaaattctaACAATGCTTTCTCATACACTTTCTTTTTCAATTGTTATGATGTATTTTGTATGACTcaatataatataatgtaattaattaatgaaatcaataaaataatgtaatataagtattattacatttttatttttgttgcaaaataaaaaatataataataataataataatagcgtgATGATAGTTAAGTAATAATGGTGGTGATGAAGTAGTCATTGTTGCTAAGTAATGATAGGTGATAGTAGTGGTAATAGTAATGATAGTTAAGTAGTGATGATGGTAATAATAGTAATGGTAATTGAGTAGTAATGATGGTAAAAATGAAATTagtgaaataattaaaataagtaaTCCACTTTTATACATAATAATTATTAtagtaattaaattataattgatTATATTATGTAAATATCATTCCatcatattaattttttatattatcaaataaaataattaaatatctaaTATAATCACGATTATATTACAGCAGTATTACTTTGTTATTAATTCAAATCTTATCATATATAACTTGAAAATATATTActctaataaaaaaaaacttgaaaataTATTGCAATAAAATTTGCtacataatattttttattattttaattagattatgtaaaaattaatttaataaaaaattcgaatttattaaaaagtttaagttaatatagtaaataaaataataaaaattcacaAATACATTTAAAATTAGCAAAAAATTAAGAATAATACTTTACTCAACCTATAAGattgattttaagttaaataaGATAAATTTGAATCaataatgaaattttttttatagaaataataaaaaaagtataTAAAAGAGAGTGtatataatttgataaatttgcTGAATCATCTTGATtgcctaatattattttattatgattGCACCAATTTAAATATTcaaaaattcttaaaaattattattaatacatgattaattgtgattttaaaaattcaataaacatgaaaaaaaattcattgtacattttttaatttttataatataactaATTTTACCTTATATTCAAATTTAAGACttcacaattttaaaaattatcctAATTCTATGAGCTAGCTCATTGATAATTTCATCTCTCAATTTTAATTAATCGTGCGAAGCGCAGTTTGAGAAAGGTGGCTGAAATGACAAATAGAATGTTAGGAAGGAAATGGTCAATGTCGAACGTTAGAAAAGGCTATACTTTACTAATTATCGCCATCTTTATACCGTTCTTGCATTACAACtatcataattttttattacaatataatgatgatataatatttataataaaatttattttttaaattttacatattttaataatattactcTCATCCTATAAATAATTAAGAATAATTAcatttaagttcataattttgacaaAATGaatctatttaaaaaaatataattatataataaaatcataaataaatcatatatttcattttgatatatatatatatatatatatatataattgattttgattgtgaatcaaattaaaaaaattatgattatataaATTACTCttattaaatttcattaattcattttcACAATTTTATTACTTATAAATGCTACCTTAAAATAGTTTACGGGTTTAGAGGGTGTTTGATTTGATTTATAAGTtagataaatttatttataaataaaataataaaatattaatttattaaaaagtttaagttaatatagtaaataaaataataaaaattcacaAATACATTTAAAATTAGCAAAAAATTAAGAATAATACTTTACTCAACCTATAAGattgattttaagttaaataaGATAAATTTGAATCaataatgaaattttttttatagaaataataaaaaaagtataTAAAAGAGAGTGtatataatttgataaatttgcTGAATCATCTTGATtgcctaatattattttattatgattGCACCAATTTAAATATTcaaaaattcttaaaaattattattaatacatgattaattgtgattttaaaaattcaataaacatgaaaaaaaaaaattcattgtacattttttaatttttataatataaatgatTTTATCTAAGATTTAAATTTAAGACTccacaattttaaaaattaccctaattctaTGAGCTAGCCCATTGATAATTTCATCTCTCAATTTAATTAATCGTACGAAGCGCAATTTGGAAAGGTGCTGAAATGACAAATAGAATGTtaggaaagaaatggtcaatgTCGAACGTTAGAAAAGGGCTATACTTTACTAATTATCGCCATCTTTATACCGTTCTTGCATTACAACtatcataattttttattacaatataatgatgatataatatttataataaaatttattttttaaattttacatattttaataatattactcTCATCTTATAAATAATTAAGAATAATTACATTTAAACtcataattttaacaaaataaatctatttaaaaaatataattaaataataaaatcataaataaatcatatatttcattttgatatatatgtattttttttataattaattttgattgtgactcaaattaaaaagtttatGGTTATATAAATTACTCttattaaatttcattaattcattttaaCAATTTTATTACTTATAAATGCCGCTTTAAAATAGTTTAAGAGTATTAGAgggtatttaattttatttataagccagataaatttatttattaataaaaaataataaataaattaatatttaatttaatttataaattaaaaaaattatttaaaataatttaaaagttataaataaagagtatctatttattttaaaattacactttgattaaataaaaaatatattattttgatatttattaaaaatattaatattatcctttttaattatttt is a window encoding:
- the LOC110649868 gene encoding 40S ribosomal protein S23 → MGKTRGMGAARKLKSHRRRQRWADKAYKKSHLGNEWKKPFAGSSHAKGIVLEKIGIEAKQPNSAIRKCARVQLIKNGKKIAAFVPNDGCLNYIEENDEVLIAGFGRKGHAVGDIPGVRFKVVKVSGVSLLALFKEKKEKPRS